The DNA sequence gttattaaacaATTTATTAGGTAAAAATACTGATATTTAAAGCTTGTCTTGTTGAAAGAGATTAACATGTGAGACTTTCacattcaaagtacatgtatttcatatcgaAAGTGTATATCTCACCTATGATCATAAAGTTGGTAGATTTTGCAAATCCAATCATAATGAACGAAACAATAGCAGAAAGTGTTCCCACTAAGGATATCATTTCGTCGCTAAGTTTGTATTGCATGATTTTTATTCCCACTAAGATGACACAATCAGAGCCAATGCTCTTGCTTGTTTGAAATATCCCTATAGTCACTGGAGTGAAGCAGAAAGGTGAGTTCATTATGTAATAGATCTCAACACTGAAAGAACCAAGTCTGGGCAATAATGTACACACAAGTGCCGACAAACAGAGGACGTATTTCCATTTAGATGAATGTTGATTTATGGGATCGTCATCAACATAAAACTGTACCAAGTTTTTCAGGTAAGACTTTATATTGCAATCTAAACGTATTCTTTTGTGTTCCTGAAGGGTTTCTTGAACAAAATACAGAATGCCCATCGTCATAACACACACAATGCTAGAAATGCCAAGGCTCCAACTGTAACCTAGCTTTTTAATGATAAATCCAGATGAAAAGGAACCACAGGCATACCCCAAACTGACCATAAATCCAACAAATGCAATCAAGAAAGATCTGGATTTTCCTACGGATGTCAAATCAGATACCATTGCCATAGAGATAGATAGCTGTGTCACCCAGCTTCCACAGCAACCGtcgatgaaaataaaaacaagaaacaCGTAGACATTCCATTTACATGCCACTGCTATACTCATTAAAAGAGTTTTCAGAAATACACCAATCAGACTCACAAGGATTAAAGGCTTCCTGCCTTTTGAGTCACTCAAGGAGGAAAATAGACCTGCCGATATTAGCAACGGTATTCCCTGAGAGAGCGACATATATGTTGACCACTTGGATACTTTGGATTGTACGATTTGTTCTTGACGATACTCCTCAGAACTCGTGTTGGTGTCACACAAAGAGCGGTTGGAATGATCGCTGCGATAGTGGAATGCCTCGTGCCCATATTCACCGTAGGAATAAGACCCGACAGAGTAGGCAAAACCAAACGTAAACAGCATTACACAAATAGGAATAATATTCCTACGGTATTGTGGATCCGTTTTCAACGACTCCATATTGGTTCACTGAGGGTAGACGTGACGCCGTTGAGGAGGAAGTTGTTTTCTCAAGGAGGGCAGTAAAAATGCACTTTTTACTCCGAACTTCCAAATTCTGTTTAAAATGGTATATCGCcctttcatgaaataaaatacaagaCGATTTAATTTCctacaaaatattgtaaaccatCATATCGTCTCAATTATGTAAGGAAATATAGTATGAGGAAatcctaaaaataaagatcacGTGTGTTGTTGTAATAAGGAAACATCATGAATCCTAActgacataaaaatatttagaatgtaGAACAGGAAATAATAATATGGAAAATACCTGATATTATTTTTTAGAACAGATAAGCCTACCTTCTGCCAGTAATGAATAACGCGTGCATTACTCACTTGTACAATTGCAATTTTTTTATTGGTTTAGAATATACGGTACATGTACATCTCTACTGAGGCAGAATTTATGTAATAAGAAAATAATAGCTTGTGGTGGACTTCTCATTAAAGATGTTCGctcctgacatttggagtaatgtcaattttctGGGAAGCGTATTTTAAATTTCTACGTTGAAGGAGGAGcagaaaatttaaagaaatggggacgcaatgcttgttattaaACTAccgtgttctaaacatgaccttcttgcacttaaaatttattcaattaaacttgatttgtctgttggtgtcaacacaatataagaaacagaaatcaatcattacataaaatagatacataatcatgtatTCTAACAacacagatttaaaaaaaaaaaaagaaaaaggtttagtacaagtaatggtaataaataatgacctttttgcactagatatacgaaaaaattcatgatatcaaatttgagagtctAAAACGACATATTAGGAGGAATgccaatttctaaaatttcacatacttTTCACGGactgtcttaaaatttaaaatggagctaaaaaaaaaaataaaagtgggtattggagatcaaattttttaattattggcaaaaatattgaatttttatgcaaaatttcgggtaaatcaatttaaacatttttaagaatcggtgtactatttggaaaaatatatcaaccaaattaatcaattacaacatttgattttgtctcaactacttgtatcatagagtataaaactgaaatacactgaaataaaactgaaaaaaggagtataaaaatagaagatatattagaTGAACGTTTTGGTTATAATCAAttcttccgccacaaaatatagtccctgcaaaaacctttcaaaatttgaattgacaatttttttcaactggatagggttcagcaatagatgtggaaggtgaagataacgaacagtgatcaatctcataactcctataagcaatacaaaatagagagttgggcaaacacggacccctggatataccagaagtgggatcaggtgcctaggaggagtaagtgtaatatgtttgcaccaatgggatcagtattaaaccagtaaatacttagttgtagcatcctgcacagttgtgctcaaaatcTCAGGAGCTAACTAAGATATATcgattatttattaacaatactcatttacattcatgtgttgattcgatatatcccagtgaacacGAAGTAAAAACACCAGAGTCCTCCATATCtgcatcatattttattaatcattttttTCTCGAGCTCGGCTACTGATAGACAcattgatgttacagaggtttcagtttcgtttaaagtcagcatttcgtaaattatatTCACgaggggatctgggttagaataggtcccccgtatcccttgcttgtcataagaggcaactaaatgggagggtccttcggatgataccgcaaaaaccgaggcccagtGTCAAATCAGATTTGGCagaataaagatccctccctgctcaaaggc is a window from the Ostrea edulis chromosome 5, xbOstEdul1.1, whole genome shotgun sequence genome containing:
- the LOC125650327 gene encoding solute carrier family 46 member 3-like, with protein sequence MESLKTDPQYRRNIIPICVMLFTFGFAYSVGSYSYGEYGHEAFHYRSDHSNRSLCDTNTSSEEYRQEQIVQSKVSKWSTYMSLSQGIPLLISAGLFSSLSDSKGRKPLILVSLIGVFLKTLLMSIAVACKWNVYVFLVFIFIDGCCGSWVTQLSISMAMVSDLTSVGKSRSFLIAFVGFMVSLGYACGSFSSGFIIKKLGYSWSLGISSIVCVMTMGILYFVQETLQEHKRIRLDCNIKSYLKNLVQFYVDDDPINQHSSKWKYVLCLSALVCTLLPRLGSFSVEIYYIMNSPFCFTPVTIGIFQTSKSIGSDCVILVGIKIMQYKLSDEMISLVGTLSAIVSFIMIGFAKSTNFMIIATVVGALGMCSIPLIRSVMSKMTPAHKQGTMYAGIAIVETMCGCVGSVIGSSIYSATVDIYRGAAFLVFSVFLLLASVFLILLIISNKQRKNGYQVLQGTVSPDDLCDASINVK